A stretch of the Balneola vulgaris DSM 17893 genome encodes the following:
- a CDS encoding dicarboxylate/amino acid:cation symporter, whose amino-acid sequence MKWYKKLHWQIILGLILGLLWGLVSALAGFNEFTLNFIKPFGTIFITLLKLIAVPLVLASLVAGVTSLNDTASLSRMGLKTVMIYLCTTVFAISIGLLAVNLIKPGKALPESTKIELQETYQENVGEREEGALAIKERRPLDFIVGIVPSNFFASASENSNMLQIVFVAILLGIGIIKVGGKQGELLVNVFDSFNDVIIKIVDLIMKTAPYGVFALMAALIVDLAGDDLGKAVDLLRALGWYCLTVLLALIVHVFLVYATLFRFSSKMRLRDFFKAIRPAMLLGFSTSSSSATLPVTMERVEQNLGVDEEVSSFVLPIGATINMDGTSLYQAVAAVFIAQALGMDLSIVQQLTIVATATLASIGAAGVPGAGIVMLVVVLQAIDVPVEGIALILGVDRILDMCRTTVNITGDAAVALTVASSEGKLSAPNLDD is encoded by the coding sequence ATGAAGTGGTATAAAAAATTACATTGGCAGATTATCTTAGGACTCATTTTAGGTCTGCTATGGGGTTTAGTATCTGCATTGGCAGGATTTAATGAATTTACACTGAATTTTATCAAGCCATTTGGTACAATTTTTATCACTTTATTAAAGCTAATTGCTGTTCCATTAGTTTTAGCTTCGCTTGTTGCTGGTGTAACAAGTTTGAACGACACCGCCTCACTCTCACGGATGGGTCTTAAAACAGTAATGATTTATCTGTGTACTACTGTTTTTGCCATTTCTATAGGTTTATTAGCAGTTAATTTAATTAAGCCAGGTAAAGCACTTCCAGAATCAACAAAAATAGAGCTCCAAGAGACCTATCAAGAAAATGTTGGGGAAAGAGAAGAAGGAGCTTTGGCTATTAAAGAACGTAGACCGCTCGACTTCATAGTGGGTATAGTTCCATCCAATTTCTTCGCTTCAGCTAGCGAAAACTCTAACATGCTTCAAATTGTATTTGTAGCCATTCTGCTTGGTATTGGTATCATTAAAGTAGGAGGGAAGCAAGGCGAACTGCTTGTGAATGTATTCGACTCCTTTAATGATGTCATCATCAAGATTGTTGACTTAATCATGAAAACAGCGCCTTATGGGGTGTTTGCATTAATGGCCGCCTTGATAGTGGATCTGGCAGGCGATGATTTAGGCAAAGCTGTTGATTTACTTAGAGCCTTAGGTTGGTACTGCCTCACCGTATTATTGGCACTGATTGTACATGTATTCTTAGTGTATGCTACGCTATTTAGATTCTCTAGCAAAATGAGGTTAAGAGACTTCTTCAAAGCTATTCGCCCAGCTATGTTGTTAGGCTTTAGTACTAGCTCTAGTTCAGCTACACTACCTGTTACAATGGAGCGTGTAGAGCAAAACCTTGGTGTTGATGAAGAAGTATCAAGTTTTGTACTACCAATTGGGGCTACCATCAACATGGATGGAACCAGTCTTTATCAAGCCGTTGCTGCAGTATTTATTGCTCAAGCCTTAGGAATGGACTTGTCCATTGTTCAGCAATTAACAATTGTGGCTACAGCAACTCTAGCATCGATTGGTGCTGCAGGTGTTCCAGGAGCAGGTATTGTAATGTTAGTAGTTGTACTTCAAGCTATTGATGTACCGGTTGAAGGAATCGCACTCATACTTGGTGTTGATCGTATTCTGGATATGTGCCGAACTACAGTAAACATTACAGGTGATGCCGCAGTAGCACTTACAGTGGCATCTTCTGAAGGCAAATTGAGTGCCCCAAATTTGGATGATTAA
- a CDS encoding DUF92 domain-containing protein translates to MEDHIRIGSAVIFAAVFSVLAFLMNWLTYDGAVSAGIFGTIAYGLGDWPVALIVIFFFVSASLVSKDVARSEEGFSIRFRRDGTQVWANGFWLALWVLIWFITDLPLFLVAAVSTIAAATADTWATELGSSSETKTYLITDFKHVKAGTDGGISIYGTVAALLGSGMIAVLYWVAFEGAGISGLILISVAGFIGCLIDSLLGAKIQGKSVKASFLSNYDSGNITINNNIVNWLSTGASSILVLIIVLIFKI, encoded by the coding sequence ATGGAAGATCATATCCGTATAGGCAGTGCTGTTATCTTTGCAGCTGTTTTTTCTGTCTTAGCATTTTTGATGAACTGGTTGACCTATGATGGAGCCGTTTCCGCCGGTATATTTGGGACCATTGCGTATGGGCTGGGAGATTGGCCAGTGGCGCTCATAGTCATCTTCTTTTTTGTGTCAGCTTCATTAGTGTCGAAAGATGTAGCCCGATCAGAGGAAGGTTTTTCAATTAGATTCCGCCGTGATGGCACGCAAGTTTGGGCAAATGGTTTTTGGTTAGCTCTTTGGGTTCTGATTTGGTTTATCACCGATTTACCACTTTTTCTAGTCGCTGCGGTAAGCACTATTGCTGCAGCAACGGCTGATACTTGGGCTACAGAATTGGGCTCAAGTTCAGAAACAAAGACTTATTTAATTACTGATTTTAAACACGTTAAAGCCGGTACAGATGGCGGGATTAGCATTTACGGAACCGTTGCAGCTTTACTTGGTTCTGGAATGATAGCTGTGTTATATTGGGTGGCTTTTGAAGGAGCGGGTATATCGGGGCTAATTTTAATTTCGGTTGCTGGCTTTATCGGATGTTTGATAGACTCATTGCTGGGTGCAAAAATCCAAGGGAAATCAGTAAAAGCTTCTTTTTTGTCGAATTACGACAGTGGGAACATTACTATAAATAATAATATCGTTAACTGGTTATCGACGGGTGCTTCGTCGATACTAGTTTTAATAATCGTTTTAATATTCAAAATATGA
- a CDS encoding nucleoside triphosphate pyrophosphatase codes for MRIILASQSPRRKVLLEQLGLPFEIHPSGIEELITSDVPETIVADLASQKALDVAKHFTNDYLILGADTIVVQDNKILGKPLTARDAKETLLRLSGETHSVFTGVALVHWDQTLNQTTCYTFVEETKVTFSSLLEEEIDAYIQTGSPMDKAGAYGIQDDWGAVFVEKIDGDFYNVVGLPLNRLYHELKAHYPEALSLLNIHL; via the coding sequence ATGCGAATTATTCTGGCATCCCAAAGTCCACGTAGAAAAGTACTCCTTGAACAACTCGGCCTCCCCTTCGAAATACACCCTAGCGGGATAGAAGAACTTATAACAAGTGATGTTCCTGAAACGATTGTAGCCGATCTAGCATCTCAGAAAGCGCTCGATGTTGCAAAACATTTTACAAACGATTATCTCATACTTGGTGCTGATACCATTGTTGTGCAAGACAATAAAATACTTGGAAAGCCTTTAACCGCTCGTGATGCTAAAGAAACACTACTCCGACTAAGTGGCGAAACTCATTCCGTTTTTACTGGCGTAGCTTTAGTTCATTGGGATCAAACTTTAAATCAAACTACCTGCTATACCTTTGTTGAAGAAACTAAAGTGACGTTTAGTTCATTATTAGAGGAAGAGATTGATGCATATATACAAACTGGTAGCCCAATGGATAAAGCCGGAGCATATGGTATTCAAGACGATTGGGGCGCTGTGTTCGTTGAAAAAATTGACGGAGACTTCTACAATGTAGTTGGTTTACCGTTGAACCGATTGTATCATGAGTTAAAAGCACATTATCCTGAAGCATTATCTCTGCTTAATATTCATCTATAA
- a CDS encoding tetratricopeptide repeat protein, whose amino-acid sequence MRRIYSISFFVALLLLSAPNVFGQFGNEFQLANRLFQQQNYESALPIFKELHEENPNEYFFFDRYIACQIQLKEYDSALKTIENLNSNSPLIPQAKTLEGKLYYLLGDTSKAFNVWDVNLANNPRNLNVYMATASVMTELRAFDRAVSIYKEARRTFNNEQLFFNEVANTLLQSGKYEDAVAEWISWLVVQPDQMINIQRTLLRYNDPLLNDITILELDDQLSKLSVTNPAYNPLFRFQLWLLQENKLYRKAVQTAKNFEESTSSFNYSLFQLGRNLKRSKEYELAVDAFQYYIDNSTGNIEWQSREELAQVYTHWAKQIDDYNLDFSSDRDSLFTKASEQLDYILSETANYRRIQNVLLMKAEIVLDYQFNLRQAENVLRRMEELNEESPTPEQFYIEGRIHLANKEFPQARIALTKSNKQTELGELAEKTRYFLALTDFYANDFEFASIQLKTLGRQSASYYANDALELRLWIMEGMQADSTGGLLEPFADALYASSINQRETTISTLMSIIEDQQNPLIDDALILLLTYNEVDQAELVHAINNYLLSTTSAPLRERLYWERAKAIDKLVSSNTNSEFNLDDSIKNYEDLILTYPQGFYAPYARKRLQELSNRSI is encoded by the coding sequence ATGAGACGAATTTACTCCATATCATTTTTTGTAGCTCTATTGCTACTTTCTGCCCCCAATGTATTTGGGCAATTTGGGAATGAATTCCAGTTGGCGAATAGGTTATTTCAACAACAAAATTATGAATCCGCTCTCCCTATTTTTAAGGAACTACATGAGGAGAATCCCAACGAGTACTTTTTCTTTGATCGTTATATAGCTTGTCAAATTCAGTTGAAAGAGTATGACTCTGCTCTTAAAACCATCGAAAACTTAAATAGTAACTCTCCTCTTATACCTCAAGCCAAAACTCTTGAAGGTAAACTATACTATTTACTGGGAGACACTAGTAAAGCTTTTAATGTGTGGGATGTAAACCTTGCTAACAATCCTAGGAACTTAAATGTGTATATGGCCACTGCTAGTGTAATGACAGAGTTGAGAGCTTTTGATAGAGCTGTAAGTATTTATAAAGAAGCCCGTCGCACCTTTAACAATGAGCAGTTATTTTTTAATGAAGTAGCTAATACACTACTACAAAGCGGTAAATATGAAGATGCCGTTGCTGAATGGATTTCTTGGCTAGTGGTTCAACCAGACCAAATGATAAACATTCAACGCACTTTATTACGATATAATGATCCCCTTTTAAATGATATCACTATTCTTGAGTTGGATGATCAGCTTAGTAAGCTATCCGTTACCAATCCTGCCTATAATCCATTATTTAGATTTCAGCTTTGGTTGCTTCAAGAAAACAAACTGTATAGAAAAGCAGTTCAAACGGCCAAGAATTTCGAAGAATCTACTTCTTCCTTTAATTACAGTTTATTTCAATTAGGTAGAAATTTAAAACGTAGCAAAGAGTATGAACTCGCCGTTGACGCTTTCCAATACTATATCGACAATAGCACTGGTAACATAGAATGGCAAAGCCGTGAGGAACTTGCTCAGGTTTACACACATTGGGCTAAACAAATAGATGACTACAATTTAGATTTCTCTTCCGATCGAGACAGTTTGTTTACAAAAGCCTCAGAACAACTCGATTACATCCTTTCCGAAACAGCTAACTACCGACGTATTCAGAATGTATTGCTCATGAAGGCTGAAATTGTACTCGATTATCAATTCAATTTGAGACAAGCTGAAAATGTACTTCGAAGAATGGAGGAGTTAAATGAAGAATCTCCAACGCCAGAACAGTTTTATATAGAAGGCCGTATTCACTTGGCAAATAAAGAATTCCCTCAAGCGCGAATTGCACTCACTAAAAGTAATAAGCAGACTGAATTGGGTGAACTCGCTGAAAAAACACGCTATTTCCTCGCACTTACCGATTTTTATGCAAACGATTTTGAGTTTGCTAGTATTCAATTAAAAACCCTGGGGCGCCAAAGTGCTTCTTATTATGCTAATGATGCATTAGAACTCAGGTTATGGATTATGGAAGGAATGCAGGCCGACTCAACGGGCGGTTTGTTAGAGCCTTTTGCAGATGCTTTATATGCGAGTTCCATCAATCAAAGAGAAACCACCATTTCTACCTTAATGAGCATTATTGAGGATCAACAGAATCCTCTTATCGACGACGCTTTAATTTTGCTCTTAACATACAATGAAGTCGATCAAGCAGAATTAGTACATGCTATTAACAATTATCTACTAAGTACCACTTCAGCACCACTGCGAGAACGCCTCTATTGGGAACGAGCTAAAGCCATCGATAAATTGGTTTCAAGTAATACAAACTCAGAATTCAACCTTGATGATAGTATTAAGAACTATGAGGATCTCATCCTAACCTATCCTCAAGGGTTTTATGCTCCCTATGCCCGAAAGCGGCTTCAAGAACTCTCAAACAGATCGATATAA
- the mazG gene encoding nucleoside triphosphate pyrophosphohydrolase, with product MQPSRNFDDLIELVAILRKECPWDRKQTHYTIKDNLIEEAYEALDALDSGDFNEFKKELGDLLLHVLFHSKIASETQTFDVGDVIYTLMDKLITRHPHVFGDTSVDNEGEVAENWENIKLKEGKKSTLDGLPNHLPALIKAQRMQEKAANVGFDWPEWKEAWGKLEEEIDEFKTTLQEQDFESAAQEYGDVLFSMVNVARYFDLNAEDSLRQTNSKFERRFRYIELQLKKDKKALKDASLEEMDQYWEEAKSLE from the coding sequence ATGCAACCATCTCGCAACTTTGATGACCTTATTGAACTAGTAGCTATTCTAAGAAAAGAATGTCCGTGGGATAGGAAACAAACACATTATACGATCAAAGATAATCTTATTGAAGAAGCTTATGAGGCACTCGATGCCCTAGATAGTGGAGACTTCAACGAGTTCAAAAAAGAATTGGGAGACCTACTCCTACATGTACTATTCCATAGTAAAATAGCTAGCGAAACGCAGACTTTTGATGTGGGAGATGTGATATACACGCTGATGGATAAACTAATCACACGCCACCCACATGTATTTGGTGATACATCGGTTGATAACGAAGGCGAAGTAGCTGAAAATTGGGAAAATATTAAGCTCAAAGAGGGTAAAAAGTCGACGCTTGATGGATTGCCTAATCATTTACCAGCTCTCATCAAGGCACAGAGAATGCAAGAAAAGGCTGCTAATGTTGGCTTTGACTGGCCCGAGTGGAAAGAAGCTTGGGGAAAATTAGAAGAAGAAATTGACGAGTTTAAGACCACCCTCCAAGAACAAGATTTTGAATCTGCCGCTCAGGAATATGGAGACGTGCTCTTCTCGATGGTTAACGTAGCGCGTTACTTTGATCTAAATGCCGAGGATAGTTTACGTCAAACAAATTCCAAATTTGAGCGTCGTTTCCGCTATATAGAATTACAGCTTAAGAAAGATAAAAAGGCTTTGAAAGACGCTTCGCTCGAAGAAATGGACCAATATTGGGAAGAAGCAAAATCTTTAGAATAG
- a CDS encoding citrate/2-methylcitrate synthase: MSSGLHTGFDEQEYPHINKGLDGIVAFSTTKSFIDGKVGDLIYSGYHIDTLAENATFEEVCFLLWNDRLPNSQELEDLKAKLIDKRELPESVLNYIKTTSTDAEPMSVLRSAVSMLADSDPTFGKFDEALFMEQAISITARIPSIIAAFDRVRKGKEIVAPLKEGSTAFNFLYMLNGEKPGEQAEKTMDLCLILHAEHGMNASTFTCRTICATMSDMYSAVTGAIGALKGPLHGGANTAVMNTLLELAEQGDDADAVAFTKKKLENKEKMMGFGHRVYKVFDPRGYHLQKMAKALSEETGHENLYRWSMDMLNTMKEEKNIDPNVDFFSATVYYSIGIQPDLYTAIFAMSRVSGWTGHFVEQAANNRLIRPRALYVGEKNLDWVPVEER; encoded by the coding sequence ATGTCTTCTGGTTTACATACTGGCTTTGACGAGCAAGAATACCCACATATCAATAAGGGCTTAGATGGCATAGTTGCCTTTTCTACCACCAAAAGTTTCATCGACGGTAAAGTAGGTGATCTGATTTATTCAGGATACCACATCGACACTCTCGCTGAAAATGCTACTTTTGAAGAAGTATGCTTTTTACTTTGGAACGATCGTCTACCGAACAGCCAAGAACTTGAAGATCTAAAAGCTAAGCTAATCGACAAGCGTGAGCTGCCAGAATCTGTTTTAAATTACATTAAAACAACGAGCACTGATGCAGAACCAATGAGTGTTCTTCGTTCGGCAGTTTCTATGTTAGCTGATAGTGATCCTACTTTCGGTAAATTCGACGAAGCACTATTCATGGAACAAGCGATTTCTATTACCGCTCGTATCCCTTCTATTATTGCTGCATTCGACAGAGTTCGCAAAGGCAAAGAAATTGTAGCTCCTCTTAAAGAAGGAAGCACTGCCTTTAACTTCTTGTACATGCTTAATGGCGAAAAACCAGGTGAACAAGCTGAAAAGACTATGGACCTTTGCTTGATCTTACACGCAGAGCATGGTATGAACGCTTCTACCTTCACTTGCCGCACCATTTGTGCAACCATGAGTGACATGTACTCTGCTGTTACTGGTGCTATTGGCGCGCTTAAAGGGCCATTACACGGTGGTGCAAACACAGCCGTAATGAACACTCTTTTAGAGCTTGCTGAGCAAGGCGACGATGCTGATGCTGTAGCATTCACTAAAAAGAAGTTAGAGAACAAAGAAAAAATGATGGGCTTTGGCCACCGTGTTTACAAAGTATTTGATCCACGTGGTTACCACCTTCAAAAAATGGCGAAGGCATTATCAGAAGAAACAGGCCACGAGAATTTATACCGTTGGTCGATGGATATGCTAAACACCATGAAAGAAGAAAAGAACATCGACCCTAACGTTGATTTCTTCTCTGCTACAGTATATTACTCTATCGGTATTCAGCCAGACTTATACACGGCTATTTTTGCTATGAGTAGAGTTTCTGGATGGACAGGCCATTTTGTTGAACAAGCAGCGAATAACCGCCTAATCAGACCTCGTGCATTGTACGTAGGTGAGAAAAATCTTGACTGGGTTCCAGTTGAAGAAAGATAA